From Chryseobacterium joostei, the proteins below share one genomic window:
- the bshB1 gene encoding bacillithiol biosynthesis deacetylase BshB1 — translation MKTDILAFGAHPDDVELGCGGTIAKMVSEGKKCVVVDLTRGELGTRGTDETRKAEAADAAHILGLSARENLGMKDGFLVNSEEYQMRIVKMIRKYRPEIVLANAIDDRHPDHAKGAKLVSDACFLSGLRKIETTEDGEIQEVWRPKHVFHYIQWKDIKPEFVIDISEHLDKKLEACMAYKTQFYDPTSKEPETPITTKDFYESLTYRAQDLGRLSGVTYAEGFTSEKLISLKNFDGIV, via the coding sequence ATGAAAACTGATATACTTGCTTTTGGAGCACACCCTGATGATGTAGAGCTGGGATGTGGTGGAACTATTGCCAAAATGGTTTCAGAGGGTAAAAAATGTGTAGTGGTAGATCTTACCAGAGGAGAGCTCGGTACAAGAGGTACGGATGAAACAAGAAAGGCAGAAGCGGCAGATGCTGCTCATATCCTTGGACTCTCTGCAAGAGAGAACCTGGGAATGAAAGATGGCTTTTTGGTAAATTCTGAAGAATATCAAATGAGGATCGTAAAAATGATTCGCAAATACCGCCCGGAAATTGTCTTGGCGAATGCAATTGATGATAGACATCCTGATCATGCAAAAGGAGCGAAATTAGTGTCAGATGCGTGCTTTTTGTCCGGATTGAGAAAAATTGAAACAACAGAGGATGGAGAAATTCAGGAGGTATGGAGACCGAAGCATGTGTTTCATTACATTCAGTGGAAAGATATCAAACCGGAGTTTGTGATTGACATATCAGAGCATCTGGATAAAAAACTGGAAGCATGTATGGCTTATAAAACCCAATTTTATGATCCAACTTCTAAGGAACCTGAAACTCCAATTACGACAAAGGACTTTTATGAGAGCTTAACCTACCGTGCTCAGGATTTAGGGCGATTATCGGGAGTTACTTATGCTGAGGGATTTACGTCTGAGAAGTTAATTTCTTTGAAAAATTTTGATGGAATTGTTTGA
- a CDS encoding DUF4132 domain-containing protein yields MEITKKLESKKLIKNYYEKLRKDLLEQAEKGLSTEVFPDKPMLKKEVAELGLFLMGKTNYYQAMTLGSKEAEKLKNYIKPDIWEDADYYKLLVYYFGENADLVKYAWNRMPYKMYQTSYFRRSFRAPHNERYILMNQANLMRELVRAPNVYSYDSHDQNYDLSLEEQIIYENEVSNNSSQFYVWSAAIDTGNTTIYQLIEDIIFNKHTEGKVSRNIIKALLNSEKKHCWELVGKLLLAAQRQEGLRQTILEALDETSIGALEYMTNVIVEHKLTRFSSVVRSIDTWTGLGWESEKESVVNNIVSLAHTYFSSPELVPDAITSKNNNEIYMALWVQGVWDVDKTVPYLHYLFDKGSVEKKCLAIKFATETDDPYIQMPLYYKAVLEGNLEVLAFAGSQMSELLASNTNSKFFISNADYPDFFEKIHELTQKIEVKEKKFEGKIFSWLNVTFKKSDLYASMFYLVGEDSNKLDIVLSYFDQFDLALRELLTRNILGEFYCYSFSYGLGKKKKEVTPFQKEFAFKIIKDRGEALIASGINILLQNPLNKDEIMIFFDMFKRKGGVLRKKLIELVTEQEDDVVTPLVEELMTKGDVEQRAASLDIMLQLQQGKRVSSQIIRWTQQYSERSKISEREKGLLEQINPSGDPTILSAENGFGFYDPSVISKFALPTVEADSIYIQATKNNKYGFTISIAKIKEELKKLNDLFLQHKDHEYESGEWDNSVAKVLMGNTFREIKRNTEGFTPQQLAENYPLHEVWEQWFKDSGMLPRDLFLLTFAESCDRKVFRNFLEEYVFYHKEIIPNPTKGTYYWENPIMRILSSLKYKFVFEEVVDFAIDACSTLFANLPEDVINYKGKDSGDYYYRDQGNGWQQLDFFNVFLRVIPMKNLTDEQHIKQWNLYRWMQYSGLPENIKKSVPNFYFFCKAYELKLITKEELFEGILTADSAISDLTAIKSNYNNEKYLELFPFLKPMIEEIQDKFLDIELIRGDANTSVSHFVQQFRSIYGTHRFVQILKGLGKSGLYANYIYSYGNESMTKQKLFSWLISNCYPLESDTQKSFDEIIKKEKITELRLIQAAVYAPQWQQFISNYLGWKGLDSAIWWMHAHTKTGAYEAQNAKLESEVAKYSSVDIQEFKDGAVDKDWFTKAYKELGKTRWEMLYESAKYISDGNGHRRARLYSDTLAGSLKIKEVTAKVKDKRDQDYLRVYGLVPLSKANPEKDVLSRYEYIQQFKKESKEFGSMKQTSEALAIRVALENLARNAGYPDPIRLTWAMETKQIQSLLSKDTQITIDGVTVGLIIEDNGKAELVVFRDDKQLKSIPPKIKKDKAVVELGNNRKIMREQWTRSRKGLEEAMIRGDEFLLKEIKTLFEHPVIVKHLEKLVFISNDQKIGFFHDGGLVNAHGEIQELSEESTLRIAHCVDLHQHSVWSDYQHYCFKEKLVQPFKQIFRELYVPTPDELKEKSISRRYAGHQIQPKQTLALLKTRGWKVDYEDGLQKVYHKEGFQVKLYAMADWFSPADVESPTLETIEFHSLKDYKNIPFEEINPRLFSEVMRDVDLVVSVAHVGDVDPEASHSSIEMRAVLMKETARLFKLDNVRIDGSHVLVKGQIAEYSVHLGSAVVHQVPGRYLSILPVHSQHRGRLFLPFADDDPKSAEVISKVLLLAKDNEIQDPTILSQIKREYV; encoded by the coding sequence ATGGAAATCACAAAAAAATTAGAATCGAAAAAATTAATCAAGAATTATTACGAAAAACTAAGAAAAGATCTGTTAGAGCAAGCTGAAAAAGGGTTGTCTACAGAGGTTTTTCCGGATAAACCCATGCTTAAGAAAGAAGTAGCAGAATTAGGTTTATTCTTAATGGGTAAGACCAACTATTATCAGGCAATGACCCTGGGTTCAAAAGAAGCAGAGAAACTGAAAAATTATATAAAACCTGATATTTGGGAAGATGCGGATTACTATAAACTCTTGGTTTACTACTTTGGAGAGAATGCTGATCTGGTAAAATATGCATGGAACAGGATGCCTTACAAAATGTATCAGACGAGTTATTTCCGTCGTTCGTTTCGTGCTCCTCATAATGAAAGATATATACTGATGAATCAGGCTAACCTGATGAGAGAACTGGTTCGGGCCCCAAATGTTTATTCCTATGATAGTCATGATCAGAATTATGATTTATCATTGGAAGAGCAGATTATATATGAGAATGAGGTGTCAAATAATTCAAGTCAGTTCTATGTTTGGTCAGCGGCAATTGATACGGGTAATACAACCATTTATCAATTAATTGAAGATATTATTTTTAATAAACATACGGAGGGAAAGGTTTCCAGAAACATTATTAAAGCTTTACTCAACAGTGAAAAGAAACATTGCTGGGAATTGGTGGGAAAACTTTTACTGGCGGCACAGCGACAAGAGGGTCTAAGACAAACTATATTGGAAGCTCTGGATGAAACCAGTATAGGAGCTTTGGAATATATGACCAATGTAATTGTGGAACATAAACTTACCCGTTTTTCATCTGTTGTACGTTCTATAGATACCTGGACCGGATTGGGCTGGGAATCAGAAAAAGAATCAGTAGTAAATAATATTGTATCACTGGCTCATACATACTTCAGTAGTCCGGAACTTGTTCCTGATGCTATTACAAGTAAGAATAATAATGAAATCTATATGGCTCTTTGGGTACAGGGGGTATGGGATGTGGATAAAACTGTTCCTTACTTACACTACCTATTTGACAAAGGAAGTGTAGAGAAAAAATGTCTTGCGATAAAATTTGCCACAGAAACCGATGATCCTTACATTCAAATGCCTTTGTATTATAAGGCTGTGTTGGAGGGAAACTTGGAGGTACTGGCATTTGCAGGAAGCCAAATGTCTGAATTATTAGCGTCCAATACGAATTCTAAATTCTTTATCAGTAATGCAGATTATCCGGACTTCTTTGAAAAAATTCACGAGCTGACGCAGAAAATAGAGGTAAAAGAAAAGAAATTTGAGGGAAAAATATTCTCATGGCTTAATGTGACATTCAAGAAGAGTGATTTGTATGCTTCCATGTTTTATCTTGTAGGAGAAGACAGCAATAAGCTGGATATAGTTTTGTCTTACTTTGATCAGTTTGATCTTGCGTTACGTGAATTACTAACCCGGAATATTTTAGGTGAATTTTATTGCTATTCATTTTCCTACGGACTAGGAAAGAAGAAAAAAGAAGTAACCCCTTTTCAAAAGGAATTTGCTTTTAAAATTATAAAAGACAGGGGAGAAGCTTTGATTGCTTCAGGAATTAATATTTTGCTTCAAAATCCTTTAAACAAAGATGAGATTATGATTTTCTTTGATATGTTTAAAAGAAAAGGTGGTGTACTCCGTAAGAAGCTTATAGAACTTGTTACAGAGCAAGAAGATGACGTAGTGACACCATTGGTTGAAGAATTAATGACTAAAGGCGATGTGGAACAGAGAGCTGCATCTTTGGATATTATGCTTCAGCTTCAACAAGGAAAAAGAGTGTCTTCTCAGATTATCCGTTGGACACAGCAATATTCTGAAAGATCAAAAATTTCAGAAAGAGAAAAAGGCTTGCTTGAGCAGATTAATCCATCAGGAGACCCAACCATACTTTCCGCTGAAAATGGATTCGGATTTTATGATCCTTCCGTAATTTCAAAGTTTGCATTACCAACAGTAGAGGCAGATTCAATTTATATACAAGCAACTAAAAATAATAAGTATGGTTTTACAATATCCATTGCCAAGATAAAAGAAGAATTAAAAAAACTCAATGATTTATTCCTGCAGCATAAAGACCATGAATACGAGTCAGGGGAGTGGGATAATTCTGTTGCCAAAGTATTAATGGGAAATACTTTCAGGGAGATAAAGCGAAATACAGAAGGGTTTACTCCTCAGCAGTTAGCTGAAAACTATCCTTTGCATGAAGTATGGGAACAATGGTTTAAAGACTCAGGAATGCTACCTAGAGATTTATTTTTGTTGACATTTGCTGAAAGTTGCGACCGAAAAGTCTTTAGAAACTTTCTGGAAGAGTATGTATTCTATCATAAAGAGATTATTCCTAACCCGACAAAAGGAACTTATTATTGGGAGAACCCAATTATGAGGATTTTGAGTTCATTAAAATATAAATTCGTCTTCGAGGAAGTGGTCGATTTTGCAATAGACGCTTGTAGCACACTATTTGCCAATCTTCCTGAAGATGTTATTAACTATAAGGGAAAAGATAGCGGAGATTATTATTACCGAGACCAAGGAAATGGCTGGCAGCAATTGGATTTTTTTAATGTTTTTTTACGGGTTATTCCTATGAAGAACCTTACAGATGAACAGCACATTAAACAATGGAATTTGTACCGATGGATGCAGTATAGCGGTTTGCCGGAAAACATTAAAAAGTCTGTTCCTAACTTCTATTTCTTCTGTAAAGCATATGAACTAAAGCTTATTACAAAGGAAGAGCTGTTTGAGGGAATTTTGACTGCTGATTCAGCTATAAGTGACCTTACAGCAATTAAATCTAATTATAATAATGAGAAATATTTAGAATTGTTTCCTTTCCTGAAGCCTATGATTGAAGAAATTCAGGATAAGTTTCTGGATATAGAGCTGATTCGTGGAGACGCTAATACTTCGGTTTCACATTTTGTACAACAGTTTAGATCTATATATGGAACCCATCGGTTCGTTCAGATCTTGAAAGGATTAGGTAAGTCCGGATTATATGCCAATTATATATACAGTTATGGAAATGAAAGCATGACCAAGCAAAAACTTTTCTCCTGGCTTATTTCTAACTGCTATCCTTTAGAAAGTGATACTCAGAAATCATTTGATGAGATTATAAAAAAAGAAAAGATTACAGAACTTCGTTTAATACAGGCTGCAGTGTATGCACCGCAATGGCAGCAGTTTATAAGCAATTATTTAGGTTGGAAAGGATTAGATTCAGCGATCTGGTGGATGCATGCCCATACTAAAACCGGTGCCTATGAAGCCCAAAATGCAAAACTGGAAAGCGAAGTTGCTAAATATTCATCCGTAGATATTCAGGAATTTAAAGACGGTGCGGTAGATAAAGACTGGTTTACCAAAGCCTATAAAGAACTTGGTAAAACCCGTTGGGAAATGCTTTATGAGTCTGCGAAATATATATCAGATGGAAATGGGCACAGAAGAGCAAGACTTTATTCCGATACATTGGCAGGAAGCTTAAAAATAAAAGAGGTAACAGCAAAAGTAAAGGATAAGCGTGATCAGGATTATCTTCGTGTGTACGGACTTGTCCCTTTAAGTAAAGCCAATCCGGAGAAAGATGTTCTGAGCCGATATGAATATATTCAGCAATTCAAGAAAGAAAGTAAGGAGTTTGGCTCCATGAAGCAAACAAGTGAGGCTTTGGCTATTCGTGTTGCACTAGAAAACCTTGCCAGAAATGCAGGATATCCCGATCCTATCAGATTAACCTGGGCAATGGAAACCAAACAAATTCAGTCCCTATTATCAAAAGATACCCAGATTACCATTGATGGGGTTACAGTAGGTTTAATTATAGAAGATAATGGAAAAGCTGAATTGGTCGTATTCAGGGATGATAAACAACTAAAATCTATTCCGCCAAAGATTAAGAAAGATAAAGCAGTTGTGGAGTTGGGTAATAACCGTAAGATCATGCGTGAGCAATGGACCCGTTCCCGAAAAGGACTGGAGGAAGCTATGATAAGAGGTGATGAATTCCTTTTAAAAGAAATCAAGACCCTTTTTGAGCATCCCGTTATTGTAAAGCATCTGGAAAAACTTGTATTTATTTCCAATGACCAGAAAATAGGATTCTTTCATGATGGAGGTTTGGTAAATGCTCATGGTGAAATTCAGGAATTGAGTGAAGAAAGTACCCTGCGTATTGCTCATTGTGTAGATCTGCATCAGCATTCTGTTTGGAGTGATTATCAACATTATTGTTTTAAAGAAAAGCTTGTACAGCCATTTAAGCAAATATTCAGAGAATTGTATGTTCCAACGCCGGATGAATTAAAAGAAAAATCTATTTCACGTCGTTATGCAGGACATCAGATTCAGCCAAAACAAACTTTGGCACTGCTTAAAACAAGAGGCTGGAAAGTAGATTACGAAGACGGATTACAGAAAGTGTATCATAAAGAAGGTTTTCAGGTTAAGCTATATGCAATGGCAGACTGGTTCTCTCCAGCGGATGTTGAAAGCCCAACTTTGGAAACAATAGAATTCCATTCATTAAAGGATTACAAAAATATACCTTTTGAAGAGATCAATCCAAGGTTGTTTTCAGAGGTTATGAGAG
- a CDS encoding tetratricopeptide repeat protein, whose protein sequence is MKDIMNMNVKKIAFGAAVVFFTGFASAQTLQDGINSIDSDKFAQAKTNFTDMIAKEPTAENYFYLGNTFLRQGEPDYAKATESFNKGLAADGKSYLNRIGLAAVKLGKGDKSAIAEIQKVVTDSREKDAEVLFRAAEALTLFEKNSSPDLAIQFLTKAIEKAEKKGVPAHYYYTLGDAYRLKRAPGEAMSAYDKALPLAKNKASVYTRMATLWMAAQVWQKAKESVDKAIAVDPTYAPAYKALAGYDIRYQQNAKATQDLINYTKYADEDPYTQLEIAKLYFTNEDYANSKTVLDKIFDKIEDPIKFKLRAYQSYADKNYAEAKQNMDTFVSQAEKSRVQPADQGLQGLIAAGLAKDEKDAAKKSALMTESQQKIAIAKAAKDETMKWDLELANIAGGGGASQADADKGPTNPTIEGLKKQVAANAQDSDALFKLATAYQDAKNWNGAILTWQKMSALLPDWAPAYYSQGYSYQQAGNNDAAKLAYEKFISTVKPADQEANKQTLAYAYFAVAYMSKDSDAAKAKDYVAKSLQLDPTYQDAVKLNAEINK, encoded by the coding sequence ATGAAAGATATAATGAATATGAATGTAAAAAAGATTGCTTTTGGAGCAGCTGTGGTATTTTTTACCGGTTTCGCCTCTGCACAAACACTGCAGGATGGTATTAACAGTATAGACAGTGATAAATTTGCTCAGGCAAAAACCAATTTCACTGATATGATCGCTAAAGAGCCTACTGCTGAAAACTACTTCTATTTAGGAAATACTTTCTTAAGACAAGGAGAACCGGATTATGCTAAGGCTACTGAAAGTTTTAACAAAGGATTAGCAGCTGACGGTAAAAGCTATCTTAATAGAATCGGTCTTGCGGCTGTTAAATTAGGTAAAGGTGATAAAAGTGCCATTGCTGAAATTCAAAAAGTGGTAACTGATTCCAGAGAAAAAGATGCTGAAGTATTGTTTAGAGCAGCAGAAGCTTTGACTTTATTTGAAAAAAACAGTTCACCTGATCTTGCTATCCAATTCCTGACTAAGGCTATTGAGAAGGCTGAGAAAAAAGGAGTTCCTGCACATTATTATTATACATTAGGAGACGCTTATAGACTAAAAAGAGCACCGGGAGAGGCTATGTCTGCTTATGACAAAGCATTACCTTTAGCTAAAAATAAAGCTTCTGTTTACACAAGAATGGCTACTTTATGGATGGCTGCTCAGGTATGGCAAAAAGCTAAAGAAAGTGTAGATAAAGCTATTGCTGTAGACCCTACTTATGCTCCTGCATATAAAGCTTTGGCTGGTTATGATATCAGATACCAACAAAATGCTAAGGCTACACAAGACCTTATCAACTATACAAAATATGCGGATGAAGATCCATATACTCAATTAGAAATTGCAAAATTATACTTCACAAACGAAGATTACGCAAACTCTAAGACAGTATTAGACAAGATTTTTGATAAAATTGAAGATCCTATTAAGTTCAAGTTAAGAGCTTATCAGTCTTATGCAGATAAAAATTATGCAGAAGCAAAGCAAAATATGGATACTTTCGTTTCTCAAGCTGAAAAATCAAGAGTACAGCCTGCTGACCAAGGTTTGCAAGGACTTATTGCTGCTGGTTTAGCTAAAGACGAAAAAGATGCAGCTAAAAAATCTGCTTTAATGACTGAATCTCAACAAAAAATTGCCATTGCAAAGGCTGCAAAAGACGAGACAATGAAGTGGGATCTAGAATTAGCGAACATCGCAGGAGGTGGTGGTGCTTCTCAAGCAGATGCTGATAAAGGACCTACAAACCCTACCATTGAAGGATTGAAGAAGCAAGTTGCTGCTAACGCTCAGGATTCTGATGCTTTATTTAAATTAGCTACAGCTTATCAGGATGCTAAAAACTGGAATGGGGCAATCCTTACATGGCAAAAAATGTCAGCTCTTCTTCCTGATTGGGCTCCGGCATATTACAGCCAAGGATATTCTTACCAACAGGCAGGAAATAATGATGCTGCAAAATTAGCTTACGAGAAATTCATCAGTACAGTGAAACCTGCGGATCAGGAAGCTAACAAGCAAACTCTTGCTTATGCTTATTTCGCAGTAGCTTACATGAGTAAAGATTCTGATGCTGCAAAAGCAAAAGATTATGTTGCAAAATCTTTACAGTTAGATCCTACTTACCAGGATGCTGTAAAATTAAATGCAGAGATCAACAAGTAA